In one window of Nakamurella alba DNA:
- a CDS encoding permease, producing MTGVHTGAPAVPDTEKKPYRPGSLEVLGLVLVLAIVFRGPLADFVDRVLPSSWATIFVAICVQATPFLVLGVLVSGVIAAFVPASFFRRVMPKKAAPAVAVAGVCGVALPGCECGSVPIADRLMDRGVRPSAALAFLLSAPAINPIVLVATAVAFQAEPRMVWARLVAGLLTAVVVGLIWEKIGRPEWMKPRLRDRDEEQQGSGWKVLVPSMRSDFTQAAGFLVIGAAAAATLNTVVPRSIMEHVGSSILLSLLVMGLLAVVLALCSESDAFVAASFSTIPVVGKLVFLTVGPAVDIKLFAMQSGTFGRRFAVRFAPLTFLVAMVIAVGVGLLFWGGWS from the coding sequence ATGACCGGCGTGCACACCGGCGCCCCCGCGGTGCCGGACACGGAGAAGAAGCCGTACCGGCCCGGATCGCTGGAGGTGCTGGGGCTGGTCCTGGTGCTGGCCATCGTCTTCCGCGGACCGCTGGCCGACTTCGTGGACCGGGTGCTGCCCAGCAGTTGGGCGACCATCTTCGTGGCGATCTGCGTGCAGGCCACCCCGTTCCTGGTGCTCGGCGTGCTGGTGTCCGGGGTGATCGCCGCTTTCGTGCCGGCCTCGTTCTTCCGGCGGGTGATGCCGAAGAAGGCGGCGCCCGCGGTCGCGGTCGCCGGCGTCTGCGGGGTCGCGCTGCCCGGGTGCGAGTGCGGGTCGGTGCCGATCGCCGACCGGCTGATGGACCGCGGCGTCCGGCCGTCGGCGGCGCTGGCGTTCCTGCTGTCCGCGCCGGCGATCAACCCGATCGTCCTGGTGGCGACCGCGGTGGCGTTCCAGGCCGAGCCGCGGATGGTGTGGGCCCGGCTGGTCGCCGGCCTGCTGACCGCCGTCGTCGTCGGGCTGATCTGGGAGAAGATCGGCCGACCGGAGTGGATGAAGCCGCGGCTGCGGGACCGCGACGAGGAGCAGCAGGGCAGCGGCTGGAAGGTGCTCGTGCCGTCGATGCGGTCCGACTTCACCCAGGCCGCCGGCTTCCTGGTCATCGGTGCGGCCGCGGCCGCCACGCTGAACACCGTGGTGCCGCGCAGCATCATGGAGCATGTCGGGTCGTCGATCCTGCTCAGTCTGCTGGTGATGGGGCTGCTCGCGGTCGTGCTGGCGCTGTGCTCCGAGTCCGACGCGTTCGTCGCGGCCTCCTTCTCGACCATCCCGGTCGTCGGGAAGCTTGTCTTCCTGACCGTCGGCCCGGCCGTGGACATCAAGCTGTTCGCGATGCAGTCCGGCACCTTCGGCCGCCGGTTCGCGGTGCGGTTCGCGCCGCTGACCTTCCTGGTGGCGATGGTGATCGCGGTGGGTGTGGGGCTGCTGTTCTGGGGCGGCTGGTCGTGA
- a CDS encoding TIGR01777 family oxidoreductase, with protein MSRIVAAGVSGFLGSRLTSALRAAGHDVVELVRRPPVEGQVQWDPDSGSFDDSVLDGAAAVVNLCGAGVGDKRWTDDYRRLIRTSRVRPTELLARGCAARRVPVLLNASAVGFYGDRGDEVLEETAGPGSTFLAGICRDWEAATAPASEGGTRVVHLRTGLVIGHEGGVLKQLSLVSKLFLGGKLGSGRQWCPWISATDHIDAMRHLLVADVTGPVNLTGPVPVRNKEFVAAIGRAVHRPTPWWVPGPALELVLGGFAQELLGGQRAVPVVLADSGFAFTHQTLHDALVSEVPGAR; from the coding sequence GTGTCTCGCATCGTGGCGGCGGGGGTCAGCGGGTTCCTGGGGAGCCGGCTGACCTCCGCGCTGCGCGCCGCGGGGCACGACGTCGTCGAACTGGTCCGCCGCCCACCCGTTGAGGGCCAGGTGCAGTGGGACCCCGACAGCGGGTCCTTCGACGACTCGGTCCTGGACGGCGCCGCGGCGGTGGTCAACCTCTGCGGGGCCGGCGTCGGCGACAAGCGCTGGACCGACGACTACCGGCGGCTGATCCGCACCTCCCGCGTCCGGCCGACCGAACTGCTGGCCCGCGGCTGCGCCGCGCGCCGGGTCCCGGTGCTGCTCAACGCCTCGGCGGTCGGCTTCTACGGCGACCGCGGAGACGAGGTGCTGGAGGAGACGGCCGGCCCGGGATCGACGTTCCTGGCCGGGATCTGCCGCGACTGGGAGGCCGCCACCGCCCCGGCGTCCGAAGGCGGCACCCGCGTGGTGCATCTGCGCACCGGCTTGGTCATCGGCCACGAAGGCGGTGTGCTGAAACAGCTGTCGCTGGTCAGCAAGCTGTTCCTCGGCGGGAAGCTGGGCAGTGGCCGCCAGTGGTGCCCGTGGATCTCCGCCACCGACCACATCGATGCCATGCGTCACCTGCTGGTCGCGGACGTCACCGGTCCGGTGAACCTGACCGGACCGGTCCCGGTGCGGAACAAGGAGTTCGTCGCGGCCATCGGACGTGCCGTGCACCGGCCGACCCCCTGGTGGGTGCCCGGCCCGGCGCTCGAGCTGGTGCTCGGCGGCTTCGCCCAGGAACTGCTCGGCGGTCAGCGCGCGGTGCCGGTGGTGCTGGCCGACTCCGGGTTCGCCTTCACCCACCAGACCCTGCACGACGCCCTGGTGTCCGAGGTGCCCGGCGCCCGCTGA
- the sucB gene encoding 2-oxoglutarate dehydrogenase, E2 component, dihydrolipoamide succinyltransferase, with product MSHSVQMPALGESVTEGTVTRWLKAVGDEVAVDEPLLEVSTDKVDTEIPSPVAGVLEKIVVQEDETAEIGAELAVIGDGSGAAAEAPAAEAPAAEPEPEPEAVPEAQESTPAEAPSTETEAPAEKPAAGTAPAASGTEVTLPAMGESVTEGTVTRWLKAVGDEVAVDEPLVEISTDKVDTEVPSPVAGTLLEISVGEDETVEVGGKLAVIGDAGAASAAAPEPKAAEPAPEPKPEPKPEPTPAPKPEPKAEAPAPAPAPAPPAPTTQPDAAAPAAAAATPAAAAPAASWQPKAAEPAGVYVTPVIRKLAADNGVDLGSVKGTGVGGRIRREDVLAAAEAAKAAKVAAETPAPAAAAAPAAAPKSGGAPKPDAAATALLGTTQKLPRIRQSIAKNMLYGLQTAAQLTTVIEVDVTRVAALRAKAKAGFEAREGVKLSFLPFFVKAAVEALRVYPVINSSLSDDLKEITYHGNVNLGIAVDTPRGLVVPVVKQAEDLNLGGIARKIADLASRTRDNKITPDDLSGGTFTITNTGSVGALFDTPIFVPPQSAILGTGAIVKRPTVISDADGNDVIAIRSMAYLAMSYDHRNIDGADASRFLQVVKKRIEAGEFEGDLGL from the coding sequence ATGTCCCACTCCGTACAGATGCCGGCGCTCGGCGAGAGCGTCACCGAGGGCACCGTCACCCGCTGGCTGAAGGCCGTCGGTGACGAGGTCGCGGTCGACGAGCCGTTGCTCGAGGTCTCCACCGACAAGGTCGACACCGAGATCCCGTCCCCGGTGGCCGGTGTGCTCGAGAAGATCGTCGTCCAGGAGGACGAGACGGCCGAGATCGGCGCCGAGCTGGCCGTCATCGGTGACGGGTCCGGCGCAGCGGCCGAGGCGCCCGCCGCCGAGGCCCCCGCGGCCGAGCCCGAGCCGGAGCCGGAGGCCGTCCCCGAGGCGCAGGAGAGCACCCCGGCCGAGGCGCCGTCCACCGAGACCGAGGCACCGGCCGAGAAGCCCGCCGCCGGCACCGCCCCGGCCGCGTCCGGCACCGAGGTCACGCTGCCCGCGATGGGCGAGTCCGTCACCGAGGGCACAGTCACCCGCTGGCTCAAGGCCGTCGGTGACGAGGTCGCCGTGGACGAGCCGCTGGTCGAAATCTCCACCGACAAGGTCGACACCGAGGTGCCGTCGCCGGTCGCCGGCACCCTGCTGGAGATCAGCGTCGGCGAGGACGAGACCGTCGAGGTGGGCGGCAAGCTCGCTGTCATCGGCGATGCCGGTGCCGCCTCCGCGGCCGCCCCGGAGCCGAAGGCGGCAGAGCCCGCGCCGGAGCCGAAGCCCGAGCCGAAGCCGGAACCCACGCCGGCACCGAAGCCGGAGCCGAAGGCCGAGGCACCTGCTCCCGCTCCCGCTCCCGCTCCCCCGGCGCCCACCACCCAGCCCGACGCCGCCGCACCGGCAGCCGCAGCCGCCACTCCCGCAGCCGCCGCACCTGCGGCGTCCTGGCAGCCGAAGGCCGCGGAGCCGGCCGGCGTCTACGTCACCCCGGTGATCCGCAAGCTGGCGGCCGACAACGGCGTGGACCTGGGGTCGGTGAAGGGCACCGGGGTCGGTGGCCGGATCCGGCGCGAGGACGTCCTCGCCGCCGCCGAGGCGGCGAAGGCCGCGAAGGTCGCCGCCGAGACCCCGGCACCGGCCGCAGCGGCAGCCCCTGCCGCCGCACCCAAGAGCGGCGGTGCGCCGAAGCCGGACGCCGCGGCGACCGCGCTGCTCGGCACCACCCAGAAGCTGCCGCGCATCCGCCAGTCGATCGCCAAGAACATGCTGTACGGCCTGCAGACGGCCGCCCAGCTGACCACGGTGATCGAGGTCGACGTGACCCGGGTCGCGGCGCTCCGTGCCAAGGCCAAGGCCGGTTTCGAGGCCCGCGAGGGCGTCAAGCTGTCCTTCCTGCCGTTCTTCGTGAAGGCCGCGGTCGAGGCGCTCCGGGTGTACCCGGTGATCAACTCCTCGCTGTCGGACGACCTGAAGGAGATCACCTACCACGGCAACGTCAACCTGGGCATCGCGGTGGACACCCCGCGCGGCCTGGTGGTGCCGGTGGTCAAGCAGGCCGAGGACCTCAACCTCGGCGGGATCGCCCGCAAGATCGCCGATCTCGCGTCCCGCACCCGCGACAACAAGATCACCCCGGACGACCTGTCCGGCGGCACCTTCACGATCACCAACACCGGATCGGTCGGGGCACTCTTCGACACCCCGATCTTCGTGCCGCCGCAGTCGGCGATCCTCGGCACCGGCGCGATCGTCAAGCGCCCGACGGTGATCAGCGACGCCGACGGCAACGACGTCATCGCGATCCGGTCCATGGCCTACCTGGCGATGTCGTACGACCACCGGAACATCGACGGGGCGGACGCCTCCCGGTTCCTGCAGGTGGTCAAGAAGCGCATCGAGGCCGGCGAGTTCGAGGGCGACCTGGGGCTCTGA
- the recO gene encoding DNA repair protein RecO produces MEGVTVYRDTGVVLRVTKLGEADRIVTLLTRRTGKVRAVAKGVRRTKSRFGSRLEPCSHVDLQIYAGRNLDIVTQAETVDPFHARLAADYSRYTTATAMVETAERLAAEEKEPALRLYLLLVSALRAMDETGRDPSLVLDAFLLRAMALAGWAPALTECARCGTPGPHAAFHVPSGGALCAGCRGPGVARPAPATIGLMAALVGGDWTVAEAATGQCRREASGLVAALLQWHMERGLRSLPLIDRVEPAAAVQVAFDLPVAP; encoded by the coding sequence ATGGAGGGCGTGACGGTGTACCGCGACACGGGTGTGGTGCTGCGGGTCACGAAGCTCGGCGAGGCCGATCGCATCGTGACCCTGCTGACCCGTCGTACCGGAAAGGTGCGGGCCGTCGCGAAGGGCGTGCGCCGCACGAAGAGTCGTTTCGGCTCGCGGCTGGAGCCGTGCAGCCACGTCGACCTGCAGATCTACGCCGGCCGCAACCTCGACATCGTCACCCAGGCGGAGACGGTCGACCCGTTCCACGCCCGGCTCGCGGCCGACTACTCCCGCTACACCACGGCCACCGCGATGGTGGAGACCGCGGAGCGGCTGGCGGCGGAGGAGAAGGAGCCGGCGCTGCGGCTGTACCTGCTGCTGGTGTCGGCGCTGCGGGCGATGGACGAGACCGGCCGGGATCCGTCGCTGGTGCTCGACGCCTTCCTGCTCCGCGCGATGGCGCTGGCCGGTTGGGCGCCCGCGCTTACCGAGTGCGCCCGCTGCGGCACCCCGGGCCCGCACGCCGCCTTCCACGTCCCGTCCGGCGGCGCACTCTGCGCCGGCTGCCGTGGCCCGGGTGTGGCGCGGCCGGCGCCGGCGACCATCGGCCTGATGGCCGCGCTGGTCGGTGGGGACTGGACCGTGGCCGAGGCGGCGACCGGGCAGTGCCGGCGGGAGGCGTCCGGGCTGGTGGCCGCCCTGCTGCAGTGGCACATGGAGCGCGGTCTGCGGTCGCTGCCGCTGATCGACCGCGTCGAGCCGGCCGCGGCCGTGCAGGTCGCCTTCGACCTGCCGGTGGCCCCGTGA
- the fdhD gene encoding formate dehydrogenase accessory sulfurtransferase FdhD, translated as MSRVIARAKVRHWNGTGFVSRPDSVAGEEPLEIRVAGAPFTVTMRTPGHDIELAHGLLHAEGIVAGRADVTVMRYCDGVDEQGRNTYNVLDVALSPTAADPAAVAAAARSLTTTSACGVCGSASIDALAKRQRYPLPVDGPVFDPAVLARLPELLRPRQQGFRTTGGLHAAALATTDGRLEFVREDVGRHNAVDKVIGAAMLEGRLPLGDRALLTSSRASFELVQKAVLAGIPVLVAVSAPSSLAVELAESTGLTLVGFTRHDGFNLYTGHHRVRGA; from the coding sequence GTGAGCCGAGTGATCGCGCGGGCGAAGGTCCGGCACTGGAACGGCACCGGCTTCGTCAGCCGCCCGGACAGCGTCGCGGGCGAGGAGCCGCTGGAGATCAGGGTGGCCGGCGCGCCGTTCACCGTCACCATGCGCACGCCGGGTCATGACATCGAGCTGGCCCACGGCCTGCTGCACGCCGAGGGCATCGTCGCCGGCCGTGCCGATGTGACGGTCATGCGCTACTGCGACGGGGTCGACGAGCAAGGGCGCAACACCTACAACGTGCTCGACGTCGCGCTCTCCCCCACCGCCGCCGACCCGGCCGCGGTCGCCGCTGCTGCCCGGTCGCTCACCACGACCTCGGCCTGCGGTGTCTGCGGCAGCGCCTCCATCGACGCCCTCGCGAAGCGGCAGCGGTACCCGCTGCCCGTCGACGGTCCGGTGTTCGACCCGGCCGTGCTGGCCCGGCTGCCCGAGCTGCTGCGGCCACGGCAGCAGGGGTTCCGCACTACCGGCGGTCTGCACGCCGCTGCGCTGGCCACCACCGACGGCCGCCTGGAGTTCGTGCGCGAGGACGTCGGCCGGCACAACGCGGTCGACAAGGTGATCGGCGCCGCGATGCTGGAGGGCCGGTTGCCGCTGGGCGACCGGGCGCTGCTGACCTCCTCCCGGGCGTCCTTCGAGCTGGTGCAGAAGGCGGTGCTGGCCGGGATCCCGGTGCTGGTCGCGGTGTCCGCGCCCTCCTCGCTGGCGGTGGAGCTGGCCGAGTCGACGGGCCTGACTCTCGTCGGCTTCACCCGCCACGACGGCTTCAACCTCTACACCGGCCACCACCGCGTCCGCGGCGCCTGA
- a CDS encoding FdhF/YdeP family oxidoreductase: MYRRAPAADVDESDLQVTAPEHHAAGIKAVTVALERTIGQAGVVRTARALGRLNHKHGFDCPGCAWPEPDGLRRPAEFCENGAKAVAEETTLRTVGPEFFAAHPLAELATKTDYWLGNQGRLTHPMVLREGGTHYEPITWDGAFGLIADRLRATTPDRAVFYTSGRTSNEAAFVYQLLARSHGTNNLPDCSNMCHESSGSALTETIGIGKGSVSLQDVQDADLVLVVGQNPGTNHPRMLTALTHTKQHGGHIVAINPLPEAGLFNFRDPQTVRGILGTGTDLADDFLQIRVGGDLALFQALGHLLVLAETAAPGTVVDHDFVRRHTRGYEQYALARQEIDWAVTEAATGLGRAEIEELAARFASAQRIVICWAMGLTQHQHSVPTLREVVNVLLVRGMIGKPGAGVCPVRGHSNVQGDRTMGIFEKMPESFLAALDAEFGISSPREHGHDTVATLRALREDAVDVFVAMGGNFVSATPDTPTTEANMRRVGLTVQVSTKLNRSHVMAGREALILPTLGRSDADTGHPGGAQFVSVEDSMSAVHASRGRLTPVSDQLLAEPVIVCRLARAVLGPQHPVAWEAMAADYDVIRDHIASVVPGFDDFNRRVRDKAGFVLPHPPRDSRTFRTASGKAEITVNELTYPEVPAGRLLLQTLRSHDQYNTTIYGLDDRYRGIKDARRVVLVHPDDLIDLGLSDRQLVDIVSEWPDDPTGVTERRGEEFRVVAYPTARGCAAAYYPEANVLIPTDKVADVSGTPTSKSVIVRLEPS, from the coding sequence ATGTACCGCCGCGCCCCCGCCGCCGATGTCGACGAGTCGGACCTGCAGGTCACCGCCCCCGAGCACCACGCCGCCGGGATCAAGGCGGTGACCGTCGCCCTGGAACGCACCATCGGCCAGGCCGGTGTGGTGCGCACCGCACGCGCCCTGGGCCGGCTCAACCACAAGCACGGCTTCGACTGCCCGGGCTGCGCGTGGCCGGAGCCGGACGGGCTGCGGCGGCCCGCCGAGTTCTGCGAGAACGGCGCGAAGGCGGTGGCCGAGGAGACGACGCTGCGCACCGTCGGCCCGGAGTTCTTCGCCGCGCACCCGCTCGCGGAGCTGGCGACGAAGACCGACTACTGGCTCGGCAACCAGGGGCGGCTGACCCACCCGATGGTGCTGCGCGAGGGCGGCACCCACTACGAGCCGATCACCTGGGACGGCGCGTTCGGCCTGATCGCCGACCGGCTGCGGGCCACCACGCCCGACCGGGCCGTGTTCTACACCTCCGGCCGCACCTCCAACGAGGCCGCGTTCGTCTACCAGCTGCTGGCCCGCAGCCACGGCACCAACAACCTGCCCGACTGCTCCAACATGTGCCACGAGTCCAGCGGCTCCGCCCTCACCGAGACCATCGGGATCGGCAAGGGATCGGTCAGCCTGCAGGACGTGCAGGACGCCGACCTGGTGCTGGTCGTCGGCCAGAACCCGGGCACCAACCACCCGCGGATGCTGACCGCCCTCACCCACACCAAGCAGCACGGCGGGCACATCGTCGCCATCAACCCGCTGCCCGAGGCCGGCCTGTTCAACTTCCGCGACCCGCAGACCGTTCGCGGCATCCTCGGCACCGGCACCGACCTGGCCGACGACTTCCTGCAGATCCGGGTCGGCGGCGACCTGGCGCTGTTCCAGGCGCTGGGGCACCTGCTGGTGCTGGCCGAGACCGCGGCACCCGGCACCGTGGTGGATCACGACTTCGTCCGCCGGCACACCCGTGGGTACGAGCAGTACGCGCTCGCCCGGCAGGAGATCGACTGGGCCGTCACCGAGGCCGCCACCGGCCTCGGTCGGGCCGAGATCGAGGAACTGGCAGCGCGTTTCGCAAGTGCGCAGCGGATCGTCATCTGCTGGGCGATGGGGCTGACGCAGCACCAGCACTCGGTGCCGACGCTGCGTGAGGTGGTCAACGTGCTGCTGGTCCGCGGCATGATCGGCAAGCCCGGCGCCGGCGTCTGCCCGGTGCGCGGGCACTCCAACGTGCAGGGCGACCGCACCATGGGCATCTTCGAGAAGATGCCGGAGAGCTTCCTGGCCGCGCTGGACGCCGAGTTCGGCATCAGCTCGCCGCGGGAGCACGGGCACGACACCGTCGCGACCCTGCGGGCGCTCCGCGAGGACGCCGTCGACGTGTTCGTCGCGATGGGCGGCAACTTCGTCTCCGCCACCCCGGACACCCCGACCACCGAGGCGAACATGCGCCGGGTCGGGCTGACCGTGCAGGTCTCGACGAAGCTCAACCGCTCGCACGTGATGGCCGGCCGGGAGGCGCTGATCCTGCCGACCCTGGGCCGGTCCGATGCCGACACCGGTCATCCGGGCGGCGCCCAGTTCGTCAGCGTCGAGGACTCGATGTCCGCGGTGCACGCCTCCCGCGGACGGCTCACCCCGGTCTCCGACCAGCTGCTCGCGGAGCCGGTCATCGTCTGCCGGCTGGCCCGCGCCGTGCTGGGTCCGCAGCACCCGGTGGCCTGGGAGGCGATGGCCGCCGACTACGACGTCATCCGTGACCACATCGCCTCTGTGGTACCGGGTTTCGACGACTTCAACCGCCGCGTGCGGGACAAGGCCGGGTTCGTCCTGCCACATCCACCGCGCGACTCGCGCACCTTCCGGACCGCCAGCGGCAAGGCCGAGATCACCGTCAACGAACTCACCTACCCGGAGGTCCCCGCGGGCCGGCTGCTGTTGCAGACCTTGCGGTCGCACGACCAGTACAACACCACGATCTACGGCCTGGACGACCGCTATCGCGGCATCAAGGATGCCCGCCGGGTCGTACTGGTGCACCCCGACGACCTGATCGACCTGGGCCTGTCCGACCGGCAGCTGGTCGACATCGTGTCGGAGTGGCCGGACGACCCCACCGGGGTCACCGAGCGGCGCGGCGAGGAGTTCCGGGTCGTCGCCTACCCGACGGCCCGCGGCTGCGCGGCCGCGTACTACCCCGAGGCCAACGTGCTCATCCCGACCGACAAGGTGGCCGACGTATCCGGCACCCCCACGTCCAAGTCGGTGATCGTCCGGCTCGAGCCGAGCTGA
- a CDS encoding isoprenyl transferase, which translates to MNRAVRPPTPHPSGAVPPAIPRDAVPQHVALVMDGNGRWAKQRGLPRTEGHKRGEAALFDVVEGAIELGVRHLSAYAFSTENWKRSPEEVRFLMGFNRDVIRRRRDGMHELGVRVRWAGRRPRLWRSVINELEVAEELTAGNDVLTLTMCVNYGGRAEIADAARAIAELAAQGRIDPRKVDEKMLARHLDEPDMPDVDLFLRSSGEQRTSNFLLWQSAYAEMVFLDTLFPDFDRRDLWRACEIYAGRTRRFGGVLPGPTGDTASGGTAV; encoded by the coding sequence GTGAACCGGGCCGTCCGCCCGCCGACCCCGCACCCGTCCGGCGCGGTGCCGCCGGCGATCCCGCGGGATGCGGTGCCGCAGCACGTCGCACTGGTGATGGACGGCAACGGACGCTGGGCCAAGCAGCGCGGACTGCCCCGCACCGAGGGGCACAAGCGCGGGGAGGCCGCGCTGTTCGACGTGGTCGAGGGCGCGATCGAGCTGGGTGTCCGGCACCTGTCCGCCTACGCCTTCTCCACCGAGAACTGGAAGCGGTCGCCCGAGGAGGTCCGCTTCCTGATGGGCTTCAACCGCGACGTGATCCGGCGGCGCCGGGACGGCATGCACGAGCTCGGCGTCCGGGTGCGCTGGGCCGGCCGCCGGCCGCGGCTCTGGCGCAGCGTGATCAACGAGCTGGAGGTCGCCGAGGAGCTGACCGCCGGCAACGACGTGCTGACCCTGACCATGTGTGTGAACTACGGCGGCCGGGCCGAGATCGCCGATGCCGCAAGGGCGATCGCCGAGCTGGCGGCACAGGGCCGGATCGACCCGCGCAAGGTGGACGAGAAGATGCTGGCCCGCCACCTCGACGAGCCGGACATGCCCGATGTCGACCTGTTCCTGCGGTCGTCGGGGGAGCAGCGGACCAGCAACTTCCTGCTGTGGCAGTCCGCCTACGCCGAGATGGTCTTCCTGGACACCCTCTTCCCCGACTTCGACCGCCGTGACCTGTGGCGGGCGTGCGAGATCTACGCCGGGCGGACACGCCGCTTCGGCGGGGTGCTGCCGGGTCCGACCGGCGACACCGCGAGTGGAGGAACGGCCGTATGA
- a CDS encoding GNAT family N-acetyltransferase: MSTYTVREARPEDALAFTECHVACWREAYAGMWDDERLAGLDVAKLAERRRVEIESGIAVHMLGVTESGEVIGIAIAGPSRDENPPAETELYAIYVRQSQQGSGVSDDLLDAVLGDRPASLWVYRDNPRAAAFYVHHDFIPDGEEQLDASGILEIRMVRR; encoded by the coding sequence TTGAGCACGTACACCGTGCGGGAGGCTCGGCCGGAGGACGCCCTGGCCTTCACCGAGTGCCACGTCGCCTGCTGGCGCGAGGCCTATGCGGGCATGTGGGACGACGAGCGGCTGGCCGGGCTGGACGTGGCCAAGCTGGCCGAGCGGCGGCGGGTCGAGATCGAGTCCGGGATCGCGGTGCACATGCTCGGCGTGACCGAGAGTGGTGAGGTGATCGGGATCGCGATCGCCGGCCCGAGCCGCGACGAGAACCCGCCCGCGGAGACCGAGCTGTACGCCATCTACGTGCGGCAGAGTCAGCAGGGCAGCGGCGTCTCCGACGACCTGCTCGACGCCGTGCTCGGCGACCGGCCGGCCTCGCTCTGGGTCTACCGGGACAACCCGCGGGCCGCCGCCTTCTACGTCCACCACGACTTCATCCCGGACGGCGAGGAGCAGCTCGACGCCTCGGGCATCCTGGAGATCCGGATGGTCCGCCGCTGA
- a CDS encoding TIGR03943 family putative permease subunit, producing the protein MNKEAQSVIVVLMGGLLLSITISGRYTSYVRPEFGVLLIISGAILIGVGIVSLVTAVRRDVAKEKARKALLAAVPADETALREGRPFAMAEFTGVLRTPADSAGVDGGGAGGDSGGRHRQVDEGELRPEPLPVSAAVVEADPEDHHHGHDHSRSKAPWLILAPVLVLLVAAPPALGADAVARSAGSQAVAGLEELAATDSGSGSTSANTDTGGKDAAGGGGGYAFNDGSGRGVGTEAFARQRPTMQFDPLPTGEDPAIPLREFVLRALYDGEDSVVDTPVTVTGFIAPAGTGFTSGYSIARLVISCCAADANPMQIHVDGDAPLPTDTWVTAVVTAVPDTAGQDNGYVPTVTVTSITPVDQPSDPYEH; encoded by the coding sequence ATGAACAAGGAAGCGCAGTCGGTGATCGTCGTCCTGATGGGCGGCCTGCTGCTCTCGATCACCATCAGCGGCCGGTACACCTCGTACGTGCGGCCCGAGTTCGGCGTGCTGCTGATCATCTCCGGCGCGATCCTGATCGGCGTCGGCATCGTCTCGCTGGTCACCGCGGTACGCCGGGACGTCGCGAAGGAGAAGGCCCGCAAGGCGCTGCTCGCCGCGGTCCCGGCCGACGAGACCGCGCTCCGCGAGGGCCGGCCGTTCGCGATGGCCGAGTTCACCGGCGTGCTGCGGACCCCCGCCGACAGCGCCGGAGTGGACGGTGGCGGGGCCGGCGGTGACAGCGGTGGCCGGCACCGGCAGGTCGACGAGGGCGAGTTGCGGCCGGAGCCGCTGCCGGTCAGCGCCGCGGTGGTCGAGGCGGACCCTGAGGACCACCATCACGGCCACGACCACAGCCGGTCCAAGGCGCCCTGGTTGATCCTGGCGCCGGTGCTGGTGCTGCTGGTCGCCGCGCCGCCCGCGCTGGGTGCCGACGCGGTGGCCCGGTCCGCCGGGTCCCAGGCGGTGGCCGGACTCGAGGAGCTGGCAGCGACCGACTCCGGTTCCGGCTCGACGTCGGCGAACACCGACACCGGCGGCAAGGACGCGGCCGGCGGCGGTGGCGGCTACGCCTTCAACGACGGATCCGGACGCGGGGTCGGTACCGAGGCGTTCGCCCGGCAGCGGCCCACCATGCAGTTCGACCCGCTGCCGACCGGTGAGGACCCGGCGATCCCGCTGCGCGAGTTCGTGCTGCGCGCGCTGTACGACGGGGAGGACTCGGTGGTCGACACCCCGGTCACCGTCACCGGTTTCATCGCCCCCGCGGGCACCGGGTTCACCAGCGGCTACTCGATCGCCCGGCTGGTGATCAGCTGCTGCGCGGCGGACGCCAACCCGATGCAGATCCACGTCGACGGTGATGCCCCGCTGCCCACCGACACCTGGGTGACCGCCGTCGTCACCGCCGTGCCGGACACCGCGGGGCAGGACAACGGCTACGTGCCGACGGTGACGGTCACCTCGATCACCCCGGTCGACCAGCCCTCGGATCCGTACGAGCACTGA
- a CDS encoding P-loop NTPase family protein yields MPARRIKITGISGSGKTTLARQLSVTLGVPWIELDALHHGPDWTPADPDDFRAEVLVLTDGPGWVVDGNYRTHLAGIIDDRVDLLVALDLPRPVVLVQLLARTLRRMATREELWNGNTERWRNLLCTDPEQNILLWAHVHFGAQRRRAREAERAWLSDRTGTPVVRLSSRAQTQRFVEHLAGL; encoded by the coding sequence GTGCCCGCGCGACGGATCAAGATCACCGGTATCTCCGGATCCGGCAAGACCACCCTCGCCCGCCAGCTGTCGGTGACACTCGGTGTGCCGTGGATCGAACTCGATGCACTGCACCACGGACCCGACTGGACACCGGCGGATCCGGACGACTTCCGCGCCGAGGTGCTGGTGCTCACCGACGGTCCCGGCTGGGTCGTCGACGGCAACTACCGCACCCACCTGGCCGGGATCATCGACGACCGGGTGGACCTGCTGGTCGCGTTGGATCTGCCGCGGCCGGTGGTGCTGGTCCAGTTGCTCGCCCGCACGCTGCGCCGGATGGCCACCCGGGAAGAGCTGTGGAACGGCAACACGGAGCGGTGGCGGAACCTGCTGTGCACCGACCCGGAACAGAACATCCTGCTGTGGGCGCACGTGCACTTCGGCGCCCAGCGACGCCGGGCCCGGGAGGCGGAGCGGGCGTGGCTGTCCGACCGGACCGGTACTCCGGTCGTCAGATTGAGCTCGCGAGCGCAGACGCAGCGGTTCGTCGAGCACCTCGCCGGCCTCTGA